A stretch of the Phycodurus eques isolate BA_2022a chromosome 15, UOR_Pequ_1.1, whole genome shotgun sequence genome encodes the following:
- the clic3 gene encoding chloride intracellular channel protein 3 produces MHRGEMALKGEGDTPKIELFVKASSDAESVGNCPFSQRLFMILWLKGANFKLTTVDMKRAPDVLKDLAPGSQPPFLLFNGDVKTDINKIEEFLEENLAPPKYPKLCCRYKESLSVGEDIFRKFSAYIKNPNPGLNDMLEKKFLSTLVKLNMYFETPLPHELDQNPNATQSSRPYLDGDSLTLADCNLLPKLNIVKVVCKKYRNFDIPAELKGLKCYLDNAYKKDEFRFTCPKDIEVLMAYQSVAKYLNK; encoded by the exons ATGCACAGGGGAGAGATGGCCCTAAAAGGGGAGGGTGACACTCCGAAGATTGAGCTCTTTGTAAAG GCCAGCAGTGATGCTGAAAGTGTGGGCAACTGTCCTTTCTCTCAGAGACTCTTCATGATTCTCTGGTTAAAGGGGGCCAACTTTAAACTCACCACAGTCGACATGAAGAG AGCACCGGATGTGCTGAAGGACTTGGCCCCGGGGTCTCAGCCTCCATTCCTGCTCTTCAACGGTGACGTCAAAACGGACATTAACAAGATCGAGGAGTTTCTAGAGGAGAATTTAGCGCCACCAAA GTATCCCAAATTGTGCTGTCGATACAAGGAGTCCCTGTCAGTTGGAGAAGACATCTTCCGTAAATTCTCAGCATATATAAAGAATCCCAACCCTGGATTAAATGACA TGTTAGAGAAGAAATTCCTATCAACCCTGGTGAAGCTCAACATGTACTTTGAGACGCCGCTGCCTCATGAGCTGGATCAGAACCCGAACGCCACGCAGTCTTCTCGTCCCTACCTGGATGGAGACTCTCTTACTTTGGCCGACTGCAACCTGCTTCCCAAACTCAACATTGTCAAG GTGGTGTGTAAGAAATACCGCAACTTTGACATCCCTGCAGAACTGAAAGGCCTAAAATGTTACCTGGACAACGCCTACAAAAAGGATGAGTTTCGCTTCACTTGCCCAAAGGACATAGAGGTCCTCATGGCCTACCAATCGGTGGCTAAGTATCTCAATAAATAG